The region AACGTGGCGCAAATCGATCTTGCGCTCAAGGGCCGAAGTATGCAAGATGTTTCATCGCTAAAAAGCGAACTCGGATGATATAATACGGAGTATTTGTGGCGGTTGTATGTCAAACGGGGCAGGGTGCAGGTATGTTGTGGTTTACCTTTTTTGTTTGGTGGACAATAGTGTTTGTGGTTCTCATTGGAAGCTCTTTGCTCGGGCAGATTAGGGGGCAAAGTTCGCAGATGCATAACCGCCGAACATCGTTTATTTGGATACCATATGGCTTAGTGCTATGGATACTTGTTGATGTCATTCCGCACAGGGTGTGGATTCCGATTACATTCTCCCGGATTTGGCTGGCAGCCCTCGGGGATAGCATTGTGCTAATCGGTATGGCTTGGGTTCTGTGGGCTCGATGGACACTTGGGAGGAACTTCACTCAGGCACCAGTCATCACGGAGACACACCGACTTATAACAACTGGTCCATATCGGGTAACGCGTCACCCTATTTACACTGGAATACTCGCCATGCTTTTTGGTTCAATGCTGTTTTATGGGTTCGGGGCTACAGTAGTAATCCTACTAGCGACGTGGGGAGTCTTCGTGGTTAAACTGAGGGCTGAAGAGCGTTTGCTTATTGAGCGGTACGTTGATAAATATATAGCGTATCAGCAGAATACTCCACAATTGATACCAATTGTTCGACATTTAACTATCAATGAGAAGAATCGGTAAAGTGCCATCGCGCCGTAGGTGCCCAGGTTCCGAGGTAACGGCATAAACAGGTACGCTATGAGAGTTTCGCACGAATGCTTGCTTTGTGGGAGAGCTATCTGGTTTGGTGTGGGTACAGCCTACTCTATCGTTGATTGGACGTGCAACGATAAATCTTAACGGAGTCAACGAACTTGTCCTTTTAGGACAAACGGGTGTACATCTGCAACAACGTATTCGATTGCTGGTGGCATCAATATACAATGATCGGCATTGGACTGTTACTGCGCAATCGAAGCAGAAGTGCGACAAAGTTCAAATCGCCTATATAGCCAAGTGAGGCAAGCCTAATGCAAATTCGTAAAATCAGTGAGGACGATTCGGAAAATTACATCGAACTGTGCAAAAGACTTGATAGGGAAACGAAATTCATGATGTTAGAACCTGATGAGCGTACTGCAAATGTTCAACAGCAGAGGAATGCCATCAATTCATTGTTAGCCGCTGGGAACAGCATGGTCTTTGTCGCGGAGGATGACGGTAATCTCGTAGGTTACTTGGGTGCGTACGGTGGAGAATTTCGAAGGAATAAACACAAGGTTTATATTGTCATTGGTATCTTACAGGAGCACGCAGGCAAAGGAATCGGGACAGCCTTATTCACACATACGGAGAAATGGGCAAGGCAGATTGGGGTCCGTCGTCTTGAATTAACTGTGATGGTGCATAACGAGGCTGGTCTGGCACTCTACAAGAAAGTGGGTTTTACAATAGAGGGGACCGCGAGAAACTCGATGCTCGTGGACGGTAAGTATGTCGATGAGTACTATATGGCGAAAATTCTTTCGTAGTTATCTTGTGGTTTCCCAT is a window of Sulfoacidibacillus ferrooxidans DNA encoding:
- a CDS encoding GNAT family N-acetyltransferase — translated: MQIRKISEDDSENYIELCKRLDRETKFMMLEPDERTANVQQQRNAINSLLAAGNSMVFVAEDDGNLVGYLGAYGGEFRRNKHKVYIVIGILQEHAGKGIGTALFTHTEKWARQIGVRRLELTVMVHNEAGLALYKKVGFTIEGTARNSMLVDGKYVDEYYMAKILS
- a CDS encoding methyltransferase family protein; its protein translation is MHNRRTSFIWIPYGLVLWILVDVIPHRVWIPITFSRIWLAALGDSIVLIGMAWVLWARWTLGRNFTQAPVITETHRLITTGPYRVTRHPIYTGILAMLFGSMLFYGFGATVVILLATWGVFVVKLRAEERLLIERYVDKYIAYQQNTPQLIPIVRHLTINEKNR